The following proteins are co-located in the Eublepharis macularius isolate TG4126 chromosome 5, MPM_Emac_v1.0, whole genome shotgun sequence genome:
- the PRG4 gene encoding proteoglycan 4, whose product MSSCAGRCGAGYSRKHNCQCDNNCYLYMECCPDYKRLCIAEVTCKGRCSEGFVRGRPCDCDPDCPLYGKCCPDFEQACLGVQTTATSPSTTTAPMTKPSTAMKPKAGPPATKSTTKRSPKPKLKPKPKLKPKPKPKPLKKKKKQKKVSHEIMEERSKKMSSSSSSSSSKIRRTMATSSNASEKDKKKNEKNNEKIKEQLKAKKSSKLSSKTSKTKAIKVISEEDGSGLDNAVTTAVTTTITSQPSTMSTTSQPSTTSTTQLPSTTVTTKLPSTTATTKLPSTTTTTKLPSTTTTTRLPTTTARPSTTATTTRPLTTMTSMTTPTTMTTKMATTMTTTTTPTTMTTMMSPTTTSQPSTTTKQPNTEHITKGNQGTATTPLSEDHVSQIPPSQSEKATTSFTIITTKPLRPNSSSSPSSLSSISDVLTLSTIASVTVGQDTSTAGMKATTSIAKGTTTIAKRDTTTVAMEAISATDKDTTSADNQISTTTNKNDAASESDKTDTTTANKESVVTNIKDTTRNADTTTTTIASITSTETLITHKSDGTSSGTVSIVTERTTDNKDTTTPRNEDTTAAAGKSVTTDKTSESETAAGSQTVTSSSNTYSSISASEEVVVINTKVTTTADKDITTTERTESMSEELITASSTVEAKDTTTADKKPATTPFTDTATTTEKETAIGNKETTTVGENETPISVKETTAVDNQETTNSKEIPSTSKEITTVIKERITPGELRTSENEDSGTTTALTEGVSTTELTTLVDNSKKDTVPPSGTNTGDTTNTIESGITSGTIGHPALIQTPTNEPEQLITQDNPVLTPLMTVSDNPQETTKNVKSPKPDSPQYQQTDFPSTPLSLFTSSPQPGSDYGSVRTERSVTVTESATPQTDPTSDTAKPSTGNINGTPASSTRSTEAAVTQTDATSDSDKVTSDDKNDITRSGTTVTETAITQTDPVNVTPILAGGNINDRPDGTTAVLQAVTQTDLTRGTSNPNTNIKHDNTEDTPTVTETITQVDPSSKIPIPDVKDESNTTPTGRTIRQTDPTNDLVNPDDNGKNDKPDSTATITEITKPQTDLGYTANPDGNDKSGKPEGTTTGTETTTTTTTTTQTDPVNGTPVLMGDDKDVKPEGTTTNREIVTDPSNDSPTPDSNDKNDKPEISTTGTETITQPQTGSKSDTFIPDDKLEGTTSVRESVTQSDPSSDRISFNSDKSERTTTFIETITPKPQGITTVGETTITQTDPVNGTPVPASDDKNDRPEGTRPVRETVTTQTGPSSSQPIPTGDNSNDNPEGTTTVRETVTTEPEGTTTVRDTTVTQTDPVNGMPIPAGDDKNDNPEGTRPVRETITTQIDHSSGQPNPTGDDNIDKPEGTSVVRETITTEPEGTTTVRETTITQTDPVNGTPIPAGDDKNDKPEGTRPVRETITTQTDPSRGQPIPTDNDKPDGTTTVRETITTEPEGTTVRETTVTQTDPINGTPIPDIDEKNDNPEGTRPVRETITTQTDPSSSQTNPTGDDINDKPEGTTTVRKAVTPEPEGTTAVRETTVTQIDPINGTPILTGDENDKPEGTRPARETIITQTDPSRGPPIPTDNDKPDGTTTVRETITTEPEGTTTVRETTVTQTDPINDTPIPTGDENDKPEGTRPVRETITTQTDPSRGPPIPTDNDKPDGTTTVRETITTEPEGTTTVRETTVMQTDPINGTPIPDIDEKIDNPEGTRPVRETIITQTDPSSSQPIPTDNDKPEGTVKVRDTVTPEPEGTTTLRETTVTKTDPINRTPIPTGDENDKPEGTRPVRETIITQTDPSSGQLVPTDKDKPEGTIKVRETVTPEPEGTTTLRETTVTQTDPVNGAPIPIVDDKNDKPEETTPVRETIITQTYPSNGQPIPTPDDKNDNPEGTTTVRETVTKQSDPVNGIPIPDNEPEGKNPARETIITQTDPSSRQLRPTNGDKNDTPEKTTTVRATKITQSDPVNGTPIPVDDNRDKPLGTNPVREMIITQTNPSNGQTSPAGVDKNDRPEETTPTREKITTETILSRGQPSPTGDDKNDKPERTTIVREIIAPQIDPVNGTPIPTNDDKNSRPKETTPFRETIITQTNPPSGQPSPTTDDKNDKPERTTIIRERITTQFDSNSPNGGEESKPPKNPEIPERPPQSKSPNDEPSPNGASKVNPPLVTSKVTETTTIITQSNSPNDRPKPDKPDRTTEVTQTTTIVKKEPDPISNPPNPDELGKPGSITKVTKTSTTITTESNPSSRNPNGNDKKVKPEVTTKITRITTATTSSSTDPLNRPDYPARSVNTKIDLFSDTEPTKKTPANKSTNTTITKVTTSLITSKSPNTPTSTVDKTTQYTSTFPATLVTTKRRRVTYYPTPRYSTTYTARHPERITNITREYIREEKIVTPVLYKDVPEEMNLCNGKPADGIVPLQNGSLAVFRGHYYWLLNGNSSPSPNPRKITEVWGIPSPINTVFSRCNCDGKTFFIKDSQYWRFTNDLMDTGYPKQILKGFGGLNGKIVAALSVAKHNSRPESVYFFKKGGNVQQYTYKQESAKKCKKKIVTVKYPAYKPNTVIRRRRRRFERAVRPHQIFRTVRIKHYPVVQISHQPTGVLHQEVKVRSYWRGFPKEVNSVISIPSDQKPDGYDYYAFSKDQYYNVDVGSRVARPVTLQTGQTVSKAWYKCPSE is encoded by the exons ATGTCAAGCTGTGCAGGGAGATGTGGGGCAGGGTATTCTAGGAAGCATAACTGCCAATGTGATAATAACTGCTACCTCTACATGGAGTGCTGCCCAGATTACAAGAGACTCTGCATTGCAG AAGTCACCTGTAAAGGTCGTTGCTCTGAGGGCTTTGTAAGAGGGAGACCATGTGACTGTGATCCAGACTGTCCATTATATGGCAAGTGCTGCCCAGACTTCGAACAGGCCTGTCTAGGAG TCCAAACTACCGCAACCTCACCTTCTACTACCACCGCCCCAATGACTAAACCGTCCACAGCTATGAAACCGAAAGCAGGTCCTCCAGCTACTAAGTCAACAACCAAACGTTCACCGAAACCTAAACTCAAACCCAAACCCAAGCtgaaacccaaacccaaacctaagccattaaagaagaaaaagaagcaaaagaAAGTATCCCATGAAATTATGGAAG AACGTTCTAAGAagatgtcctcctcctcctcctcatcttcttCAAAAATTCGGAGAACTATGGCTACATCAAGCAACGCCAGTGAAAAGGACAAGAAGAAAAATGAGAAAAACAAtgagaaaataaaagaacaatTGAAAG CTAAAAAATCATCAAAGTTATCATCAAAGACTTCAAAAACCAAAGCGATAAAAGTGATTTCTGAGGAAGATGGCAGTGGGTTAGACAATGCAGTAACAACAGCCGTTACCACAACTATAACCAGTCAGCCTTCTACCATGTCCACAACGAGTCAGCCTTCtaccacaagcacaacacaactTCCTTCTACTACAGTCACGACAAAGTTGCCTTCTACTACAGCCACGACAAAATTGCCTTCTACTACAACCACGACAAAGTTGCCTTCTACTACAACCACGACAAGGCTACCTACTACCACAGCAAGACCATCTACTACTGCAACCACAACGAGGCCACTTACTACAATGACCTCCATGACAACACCTACAACTATGACTACAAAGATGGCTACTACTATGACCACCACAACAACACCTACTACTATGACAACAATGATGTCACCTACAACGACTAGTCAGCCTTCTACAACTACAAAGCAACCTAATACGGAGCATATAACCAAAGGAAATCAAGGTACTGCAACAACTCCTTTATCTGAAGATCATGTTAGCCAGATCCCTCCTTCCCAGTCTGAAAAAGCGACAACATCCTTCACAATTATTACTACAAAACCATTAAGGCCAAACAGTAGCTCATCACCTAGCTCTCTTTCAAGCATCAGTGATGTTTTGACATTGTCTACCATAGCTAGTGTCACTGTGGGCCAAGACACAAGTACTGCTGGTATGAAAGCCACAACCTCTATAGCTAAAGGCACAACAACAATAGCCAAAAGAGATACCACTACTGTAGCTATGGAAGCAATATCAGCAACTGATAAGGACACAACCAGTGCAGACAACCAGATTTCAACCACAACAAACAAGAATGATGCAGCATCTGAAAGTGATAAAACAGATACCACCACTGCAAATAAAGAGAGTGTAGTCACAAATATTAAAGATACAACTAGAAACGCAGACACTACTACTACAACAATAGCAAGCATTACATCAACAGAGACTCTAATAACTCATAAATCAGATGGAACTAGTTCAGGTACTGTCTCCATAGTAACTGAAAGAACCACAGATAATAAAGACACAACGACACCACGCAATGAAgacactactgctgctgctggaaagAGTGTAACAACAGATAAAACTAGTGAAagtgaaacagcagcaggaagtcAAACAGTAACAAGTTCTTCAAATACATATTCCTCGATATCAGCCAGTGAAGAGGTTGTTGTTATAAATACAAAAGTGACAACTACTGCTGATAAAGACATAACAACCACAGAGAGAACAGAATCTATGAGTGAGGAGCTGATAACAGCCAGTAGCACTGTTGAAGCCAAAGACACAACTACTGCTGACAAAAAACCAGCAACTACACCTTTCACAGACACAGCTacaactacagaaaaagaaactgCCATAGGTAATAAAGAGACAACAACAGTTGGTGAAAATGAGACACCTATTTCTGTAAAAGAGACAACTGCAGTAGATAATCAAGAAACAACAAACTCTAAAGAGATACCCAGTACCAGTAAAGAGATCACTACAGTGATCAAAGAAAGAATTACTCCTGGTGAACTGAGAACTTCAGAAAATGAAGATTCAGGTACAACAACTGCTCTTACAGAAGGGGTGTCGACTACAGAGCTGACAACTTTAGTGGACAACTCTAAGAAAGACACTGTTCCACCATCAGGTACGAACACTGGAGATACTACAAATACAATAGAATCAGGAATTACTTCTGGGACCATTGGACACCCTGCTCTAATTCAGACACCAACTAATGAGCCAGAGCAGCTTATAACTCAAGACAACCCAGTTCTCACGCCACTTATGACAGTTTCAGACAATCCTCAAGAAACCACTAAAAATGTTAAGTCTCCCAAACCAGATAGTCCTCAATACCAACAAACAGACTTTCCCTCAACTCCTTTATCTCTGTTCACAAGTTCTCCTCAGCCTGGAAGTGATTATGGGAGTGTCAGGACAGAACGGAGTGTTACTGTCACAGAGTCAGCAACACCACAGACTGATCCAACAAGTGACACAGCTAAACCAAGTACCGGTAATATAAATGGCACACCAGCAAGTAGTACTAGAAGCACAGAGGCAGCAGTAACACAAACTGATGCAACAAGTGACAGTGATAAAGTTACTAGTGATGACAAAAATGACATAACCAGAAGCGGTACAACAGTCACCGAGACAGCTATAACACAGACTGATCCAGTAAATGTCACACCCATTCTTGCTGGTGGTAATATAAATGACAGGCCAGATGGGACAACTGCAGTTCTTCAGGCAGTAACACAGACAGATCTAACAAGAGGCACATCTAACCCCAATACCAATATTAAACATGACAACACAGAAGATACACCTACAGTCACAGAAACAATAACACAGGTTGATCCTTCAAGTAAAATACCTATCCCTGATGTTAAAGATGAAAGTAATACTACTCCCACAGGAAGAACAATAAGGCAGACAGATCCAACAAATGACTTAGTAAATCCTGATGATAATGGTAAGAATGACAAACCAGACAGTACTGCTACAATCACTGAGATAACAAAACCACAGACAGATCTAGGATACACAGCCAATCCTGATGGTAATGATAAAAGTGGCAAGCCAGAAGGGACTACTACTGGCACAgagacgacgacgacaacaacaacaacaacacaaacagATCCAGTAAATGGCACACCTGTTCTTATGGGGGATGATAAAGATGTTAAACCAGAAGGCACTACTACAAATAGAGAGATAGTGACCGATCCCTCAAATGACTCACCTACTCCTGATAGTAATGATAAAAACGATAAACCAGAAATAAGCACTACGGGGACTGAGACGATAACACAGCCACAGACTGGCTCCAAAAGTGACACATTCATCCCTGATGATAAACTGGAAGGAACCACTTCAGTCAGAGAATCAGTAACACAGAGTGATCCTTCAAGTGACCGAATCAGTTTTAATAGTGACAAATCAGAAAGGACTACTACATTCATAGAGACAATAACACCTAAACCACAAGGGATTACTACAGTTGGAGAGACCACGATAACACAAACTGATCCAGTAAATGGCACACCTGTTCCTGCTAGTGATGATAAAAATGATAGACCAGAAGGAACCAGGCCAGTCAGAGAAACAGTAACAACACAAACTGGTCCCTCAAGCAGTCAACCCATTCCTACTGGTGATAATAGTAATGACAACCCAGAAGGTACTACTACAGTCAGAGAGACGGTAACAACAGAACCAGAAGGGACTACTACAGTTAGGGATACCACAGTTACACAGACTGATCCAGTAAATGGCATGCCCATCCCTGCTGGTGATGATAAAAATGATAATCCAGAAGGAACCAGGCCAGTCAGAGAGACAATAACAACACAAATTGATCACTCAAGTGGCCAACCCAACCCTACTGGTGATGATAATATTGACAAACCAGAAGGTACTTCTGTGGTCAGAGAGACAATAACAACAGAACCAGAAGGGACTACTACAGTGAGAGAGACCACAATTACACAGACTGATCCAGTAAATGGCACACCCATCCCTGCTGGTGATGATAAAAATGATAAACCAGAAGGAACCAGGCCAGTCAGAGAGACAATAACAACACAAACTGATCCCTCACGTGGCCAGCCCATTCCTACTGATAATGACAAACCAGACGGTACTACTACAGTCAGAGAGACAATAACAACAGAACCAGAAGGGACTACAGTGAGAGAGACCACAGTTACACAGACTGATCCAATAAACGGCACACCCATCCCTGATATTGATGAAAAAAATGATAATCCAGAAGGAACtaggccagtcagggagacaatAACAACACAAACTGATCCCTCAAGCAGTCAAACCAACCCAACTGGTGATGATATTAATGACAAACCAGAAGGTACTACTACAGTTAGAAAGGCAGTAACACCAGAACCAGAAGGGACTACTGCAGTGAGAGAGACTACAGTTACGCAGATTGATCCAATAAATGGCACACCCATCCTTACTGGTGATGAAAACGATAAACCAGAAGGAACCAGGCCAGCCAGAGAGACAATAATAACACAAACTGATCCCTCACGTGGCCCGCCCATTCCTACTGATAATGACAAACCAGATGGTACTACTACAGTCAGAGAGACAATAACAACAGAACCAGAAGGGACTACTACAGTGAGAGAGACCACAGTTACACAGACTGATCCAATAAACGACACACCCATCCCTACTGGTGATGAAAACGATAAACCAGAAGGAACCAGGCCAGTCAGAGAGACAATAACAACACAAACTGATCCCTCACGTGGCCCGCCCATTCCTACTGATAATGACAAACCAGACGGTACTACTACAGTCAGAGAGACAATAACAACAGAACCAGAAGGGACTACTACAGTGAGAGAGACCACAGTTATGCAGACTGATCCAATAAACGGCACACCCATCCCTGATATTGATGAAAAAATTGATAATCCAGAAGGAAccaggccagtcagggagacaatAATAACACAAACTGATCCCTCAAGTAGCCAACCCATTCCTACTGATAATGACAAACCAGAAGGTACTGTTAAAGTTAGAGACACAGTAACACCAGAACCAGAAGGGACTACTACACTCAGAGAGACGACAGTCACAAAGACTGATCCAATAAATAGAACACCCATCCCTACTGGAGATGAAAATGATAAACCAGAAGGAAccaggccagtcagggagacaatAATAACACAAACTGATCCCTCAAGTGGCCAACTCGTCCCTACTGATAAAGACAAACCAGAAGGTACTATTAAAGTTAGAGAGACAGTAACACCAGAACCAGAAGGGACTACTACACTCAGAGAGACGACAGTCACACAGACTGATCCAGTAAATGGCGCACCGATCCCTATTGTTGATGATAAAAATGATAAACCTGAAGAAACCACTCCTGTCAGAGAGACAATAATAACACAGACTTATCCCTCAAATGGTCAACCTATCCCTACTCCTGATGATAAAAATGACAACCCAGAAGGTACTACTACAGTCAGAGAGACAGTAACAAAACAATCTGATCCTGTAAATGGCATACCAATCCCTGATAATGAACCAGAAGGAAAAAATCCAGCCAGAGAGACAATAATAACACAGACTGACCCCTCAAGTCGCCAACTGCGCCCTACCAATGGTGATAAAAATGACACACCAGAGAAGACTACTACTGTCAGGGCAACAAAAATAACACAGTCTGATCCAGTAAATGGCACACCCATCCCCGTTGATGATAACAGGGATAAACCTCTAGGAACCAATCCAGTTAGGGAGATGATCATTACACAGACTAATCCTTCAAATGGTCAAACTAGCCCTGCTGGTGTTGATAAAAATgatagaccagaagaaaccactccAACCAGAGAAAAAATAACAACAGAGACCATTCTCTCAAGAGGCCAACCCAGCCCTACTGGTGATGATAAAAATGACAAACCTGAAAGAACTACTATAGTCAGAGAGATAATAGCACCACAGATTGATCCAGTAAACGGCACACCCATTCCTACTAATGATGATAAAAACAGTAGACCAAAAGAGACTACTCCATTCAGAGAGACAATAATAACACAGACTAATCCACCAAGTGGCCAACCCAGCCCTACTACTGATGATAAAAATGACAAACCAGAAAGGACTACTATAATCAGAGAGAGAATAACAACACAATTTGATTCAAACAGTCCTAATGGTGGTGAGGAAAGCAAACCACCAAAAAATCCTGAGATCCCAGAAAGACCACCACAGTCTAAATCACCAAATGATGAACCCAGTCCCAATGGTGCTAGTAAAGTTAACCCACCACTTGTTACATCCAAAGTTACAGAGACAACAACAATAATTACACAGTCTAACTCACCAAATGATAGACCAAAACCTGATAAGCCAGATCGCACAACTGAAGTCACACAAACTACTACCATTGTCAAAAAAGAACCTGATCCAATAAGCAATCCCCCTAATCCTGATGAACTTGGCAAACCAGGCAGCATTACCAAGGTCACCAAAACTTCTACAACTATCACAACGGAATCAAATCCTAGCTCACGTAACCCAAATGGCAATGACAAAAAGGTCAAGCCAGAAGTTACCACTAAAATTACTCGGATAACAACTGCTACTACTTCTTCAAGCACCgacccattgaatagacctgactATCCAGCACGTAGTGTTAATACAAAAATTGATCTTTTTTCAGATACAGAACCCACCAAGAAAACTCCTGCTAACAAGAGTACAAATACTACAATAACAAAGGTGACTACATCTTTGATTACATCAAAATCTCCCAACACGCCAACTTCTACAGTTGACAAGACCACACAGTATACCTCAACTTTCCCAGCCACTCTTGTAACTACGAAAAGAAGACGAGTGACATATTACCCTACTCCAAGGTACTCTACAACTTATACAGCTAGACATCCTGAGAGGATTACCAACATAACCAGAGAATATATTCGagaggagaaaatagtcacacCGGTATTATACAAAG ATGTGCCTGAAGAGATGAACTTGTGTAATGGAAAGCCTGCAGACGGGATTGTCCCTTTACAAAACGGATCTTTAGCTGTGTTCAGAG GTCATTACTACTGGTTGCTGAATGGAAATAGCTCACCTTCTCCTAACCCTCGTAAAATTACCGAGGTGTGGGGTATTCCATCTCCCATCAATACAGTCTTCTCTAGATGTAATTGTGATGGCAAAACCTTTTTTATCAAG